One window of the Camarhynchus parvulus chromosome 2, STF_HiC, whole genome shotgun sequence genome contains the following:
- the GATA6 gene encoding transcription factor GATA-6: protein MAVAEGGWCAVKRCAADAGGSSCPFATRELRPSPPSPSSSSGSQGARGSSKTPRPETDGSHRPPPAAEGRSLLAPYVHFGTPHPSGRASWEDILLFADLDQTNKLIWSSRGPKLSALGAEQPEEMYQTLAISAAQGPTPYDGSPGGFMHSTPSSPVYVPTTRVGSMLPTLPYLQGSGAAQPSHPGGGHAVWSQPAAESPSYSSGGGSHPSGRFPYSPSPPVANGASREPGAYSNSLGARDQYSPLARPLNGSYPGPYTSYVGPQLAPAWPTAPFENSMLHCLQGRAAPIPVRAPSAELLEDLSESRECVNCGSIQTPLWRRDGTGNYLCNACGLYTKMNGLSRPLIKPQKRVPSSRRMGLSCANCHTTTTTLWRRNAEGEPVCNACGLYMKLHGVPRPLAMKKEGIQTRKRKPKNINKSKACSGNSTTAVPMTPTSTSSTNSDDCSKTASPGAQPAASGASSSVMSGPGESTSPESSSLKYSGQDGLYTGVSLSSTAEVTASVRQDPWCALALA, encoded by the exons ATGGCCGTGGCTGAAGGCGGCTGGTGCGCGGTGAAGCGGTGCGCTGCGGACGCCGGCGGTTCCTCCTGTCCCTTCGCGACCAGGGAGCTGCGCCCGTCTCCTCCTtcgccttcctcctcctccggcTCCCAGGGTGCACGCGGATCCTCCAAGACTCCTCGGCCGGAGACCGACGGCAGCCAccggccgccccccgccgccgaGGGCAGGTCCCTGCTCGCCCCCTACGTGCACTTCGGGACCCCGCACCCCTCCGGCCGTGCCAGCTGGGAGGACATCCTGCTCTTTGCGGACTTAGACCAAACCAACAAGCTGATCTGGTCCAGCCGCGGCCCCAAGCTGAGCGCCCTCGGCGCCGAGCAGCCAGAGGAGATGTATCAGACCCTCGCCATCTCGGCCGCCCAGGGCCCCACGCCTTACGACGGATCTCCGGGCGGCTTCATGCACTCCACGCCCAGCTCGCCCGTCTACGTGCCCACCACCCGCGTGGGCTCCATGCTGCCCACGCTGCCGTACCTGCAGGGCAGCGGGgcggcccagcccagccacccGGGCGGCGGCCACGCCGTCTGGTCCCAGCCGGCCGCGGAAAGCCCCTCGTacagcagcggcggcggctcccACCCCTCGGGCCGCTTCCCCTACTCCCCGAGCCCGCCGGTGGCCAACGGGGCCTCCCGGGAGCCCGGCGCCTACAGCAACAGCCTGGGCGCCAGGGACCAGTACAGCCCCCTGGCCCGGCCGCTCAATGGCTCCTACCCGGGCCCCTACACGTCCTACGTGGGGCCGCAGCTCGCCCCTGCCTGGCCCACGGCGCCCTTCGAGAACTCCATGCTGCACTGCCTCCAGGGCCGGGCCGCCCCCATCCCCGTCCGGGCACCCAGCGCAG agctgctggaggaccTGTCCGAGAGCCGGGAGTGCGTCAACTGCGGCTCCATCCAGACGCCGCTGTGGAGGAGGGACGGCACCGGCAACTACCTGTGCAACGCCTGCGGGCTCTACACCAAAATGAACGGCCTCAGCCGGCCCCTCATCAAGCCCCAAAAGAGAGTG CCTTCGTCGCGGCGGATGGGCCTGTCCTGTGCCAACTGCCACACCACGACCACCACCCTGTGGCGCAGGAACGCCGAGGGCGAGCCCGTCTGCAACGCCTGCGGCCTCTACATGAAGCTCCACGGG gtTCCTCGGCCTCTTGCtatgaaaaaagaaggaattcagACGAGGAAGCGAAAACCTAAGAATATAAACAAATCAAAGGCATGCTCCg gTAACAGTACTACTGCAGTTCCTATGACTCCGACATCCACGTCTTCTACTAACTCAGATGACTGTAGCAAAACTGCTTCTCCCGGCGCAcagcctgcagcctctggg gcgAGCTCGTCGGTGATGTCTGGCCCCGGAGAGAGCACCAGTCCCGAGAGCAGCAGCCTTAAGTATTCAGGTCAAGATGGGCTGTACACAGGAGTCAGCCTGAGCTCCACGGCCGAAGTGACAGCATCTGTGAGGCAGGATCCCTGGTGTGCCCTGGCTCTGGCGTGA